The window CACCGTCGAAGACTGCCTGACCAAGATCCCGAACCGCTTCCAGCTCGTGCTGGCAGCCACCTACCGGGCTCGCATGCTGAGCCAGGGCCATGCGCCCAAGGTCGAGAGCAAGAACAAGCCCGGCGTGACCGCGCTGCGCGAGATCGCCGAAGGCCATGTGGGCCTGGAGATGCTGCGCAAGGTGCCGGTCTAAAGCCTCACGCCCGCTCGCGAACGGCCCGCCTCGGCGGGCCGTCGTCATTTTGGCGGCCCCGCCTCAGGCGACGCCGGTTGCGGTGATGCGCCGGCGCCGCTCCAACAGCTCGAACGCGCCCATGCCGACGAGCATCGCCGCCACGAACACCAGCGCCTTGAACTCGCCCATGCCCAAGGCGACCAGTCCGGGACCGGGGCAGAACCCGGCCAGGCCCCAGCCTACGCCGAACACCAGGCTGCCCAGCACCAGCCGGCGATCGATGTCGCGGGCCGCGGGCAATTGCATCGCAGCCCCCAGCAGGGACACGGTGCGGCGGCGCGCGACGAGGAACGCCACCGTTCCCACGGCGATCGCTCCGGCCATCACGAAGGCCAGCGACGGATCCCACGGGCCGGCGAGGTTCAGGAAACCGATCACCTTGGCCGGATTGGTCATGCCGGCGACGATGAGGCCCAGGCCGAACAGCAGGCCGGCCAGCAGGGACGTGAAGATCAGCATGGCGACGCTCCTCAGAAACCGAACACGTGGCGGACCGCGAACACGGTGGCAAAACCCGCGGCCATGAACGTCGCCGTGGCGACGAGCGAGCGCGGCGACAGCCGCGACAGACCGCAGATGCCGTGGCCGCTCGTGCATCCCGAGCCGTAGCGGCTGCCGGCCCCGACCAGCACGCCGGCCACGACGAGCGTGCCGAAACCCGCGTCGATCTGCGCCTTTGGCAGCGCGGCGAACAGCAGGTAGACGAACGGTGCGCCGATCAGGCCGGCCACGAAGGCGACGCGCCAAGCCGCATCGCCCCAGACGGGTCGCAGCAGGCCCCCGACGATGCCGCTGATGCCGGCGATCCTGCCGTTCAGCAGCACGAAGGCCGCCGCG is drawn from Methylibium petroleiphilum PM1 and contains these coding sequences:
- a CDS encoding DUF6691 family protein, producing MLIFTSLLAGLLFGLGLIVAGMTNPAKVIGFLNLAGPWDPSLAFVMAGAIAVGTVAFLVARRRTVSLLGAAMQLPAARDIDRRLVLGSLVFGVGWGLAGFCPGPGLVALGMGEFKALVFVAAMLVGMGAFELLERRRRITATGVA
- a CDS encoding YeeE/YedE family protein, producing MNIDWNAYTPWSALAGGLLIGLAAAAFVLLNGRIAGISGIVGGLLRPVWGDAAWRVAFVAGLIGAPFVYLLFAALPKAQIDAGFGTLVVAGVLVGAGSRYGSGCTSGHGICGLSRLSPRSLVATATFMAAGFATVFAVRHVFGF
- the rpoZ gene encoding DNA-directed RNA polymerase subunit omega, which produces MARITVEDCLTKIPNRFQLVLAATYRARMLSQGHAPKVESKNKPGVTALREIAEGHVGLEMLRKVPV